Proteins found in one Litoribrevibacter albus genomic segment:
- the lexA gene encoding transcriptional repressor LexA → MIKLTKRQQEVLDVIKAHIDETGYPPTRAEIAKTLGFRSANAAEEHLKALAKKGAIEMMPGTSRGLRIPGYDPNLSSSNDEPEQIQGIPVIGRVAAGSPVLAEEHVDHMCPVQPEFFNPPADYLLRVQGLSMKNVGILDGDLLAVHKTQNVRNGQIVVARIGDDVTVKRLDRKGNIVRLIPENEELDDIVIDTNEEPVFIEGLGVGVIRNGDL, encoded by the coding sequence ATGATTAAATTAACCAAGCGTCAGCAGGAAGTTCTCGATGTCATCAAGGCTCATATCGACGAAACAGGGTATCCCCCAACTCGAGCGGAAATAGCAAAAACCTTAGGCTTTCGTTCAGCCAACGCCGCAGAAGAGCATTTAAAAGCACTGGCCAAAAAAGGCGCCATTGAAATGATGCCAGGCACCTCACGCGGATTGCGAATTCCAGGTTACGATCCAAACCTTTCATCATCCAATGATGAACCAGAGCAGATTCAAGGCATTCCTGTAATTGGCCGAGTAGCTGCGGGTTCACCTGTATTAGCTGAAGAACATGTTGATCATATGTGCCCGGTACAACCTGAGTTTTTCAATCCTCCAGCTGACTATCTGCTTAGGGTTCAAGGGCTTAGTATGAAGAATGTAGGCATTCTTGATGGAGACTTACTGGCCGTACACAAAACTCAAAATGTCAGAAACGGTCAGATTGTCGTAGCTCGAATTGGGGACGATGTCACCGTCAAGCGACTTGATCGTAAAGGTAATATAGTCCGACTGATTCCGGAGAATGAAGAGCTCGATGATATTGTCATTGATACCAACGAAGAACCTGTATTTATTGAAGGGTTAGGTGTTGGCGTTATCCGCAACGGCGATCTTTAA